Proteins from one Parasteatoda tepidariorum isolate YZ-2023 chromosome 4, CAS_Ptep_4.0, whole genome shotgun sequence genomic window:
- the LOC107436523 gene encoding cleavage and polyadenylation specificity factor 73, translated as MATKAKSESMVPPEETDLLVIKPLGAGQEVGRSCIILDFKGKKIMLDCGIHPGLSGIDALPFVDNIDADEVDLLLISHFHLDHSGALPWFLLKTAFKGRCFMTHATKAIYRYLLADYIKVSNIGTEQMLYTESDLEASMEKIETINFHEEKEVNGVRFWCYNAGHVLGAAMFMIEIAGVKVLYTGDFSRQEDRHLMAAEIPSVQPDVLIIESTYGVHIHEKRDEREARFTGLVHDIVNRGGRCLIPVFALGRAQELLLILDEYWSNHPELHDIPIYYASSLAKKCMAVYQTYINAMNDKIKRQIAINNPFVFKHISNLKSIDHFDDIGPCVVMASPGMMQSGLSRELFESWCTDPKNGTIIAGYCVEGTLAKHILSEPEEITTMSGQKLPLKMSVDYISFSAHTDYQQTSEFIRILKPPHIVLVHGEQNEMARLKAAIIREYEDDPDAHIEVYNPRNAQGVELYFRGEKTAKVMGSLAMTVPEAGSKISGVLVKRNFSYHLLAPSDLLKYTDMVISTVSQRLSVPYTGTLQVLHYYLQQLTGDAKLIPDFKKFGGKLILLVFDAITIFQEAKVVVLEWNASPVNDMYADAVVAIILKAEKSDLTAKTLPTNIKVDKMHFTECLMEMLAEMFGEESVSKIVRSDKLSVIVNDKCAVVNVRTLEVKCEEDETLQQMVSTAVTKLHNCLLPQRLIIDMPPDIE; from the coding sequence atggctACAAAAGCTAAATCAGAGTCTATGGTACCGCCTGAGGAGACAGATTTATTGGTCATTAAACCTTTGGGTGCTGGACAAGAAGTGGGTAGATCAtgtattattttagatttcaaggggaaaaaaataatgttagatTGCGGAATTCACCCCGGCTTATCCGGCATCGATGCTTTACCCTTTGTGGACAACATTGATGCTGATGAAGTTGACTTATTGCTCATTAGTCATTTTCATTTAGATCATTCTGGTGCATTACCGTGGTTTTTACTCAAGACTGCTTTCAAAGGACGATGTTTCATGACACATGCTACCAAAGCTATATACCGGTACCTTTTAGCCGATTATATTAAAGTCAGCAATATTGGTACAGAGCAGATGTTATACACCGAATCTGATCTCGAAGCGAGTatggaaaaaattgaaactatcaATTTTCACGAAGAAAAAGAGGTGAATGGTGTAAGATTTTGGTGTTATAATGCCGGCCACGTTTTAGGTGCTGCTATGTTCATGATTGAAATCGCAGGTGTGAAGGTGCTTTACACTGGTGATTTTTCACGACAAGAAGATCGTCACTTGATGGCTGCCGAAATACCATCTGTTCAACCTGACGTTCTAATTATTGAATCTACATATGGAGTTCATATTCACGAAAAGCGTGATGAAAGAGAAGCCAGATTCACTGGACTTGTTCATGATATTGTGAATCGTGGGGGACGTTGTTTGATTCCTGTTTTTGCTCTAGGAAGAGCGCAagaattattgttaatattagaTGAATATTGGTCAAATCATCCTGAATTACACGATATTCCAATATATTATGCATCTTCATTAGCAAAGAAGTGCATGGCTGTATATCAAACTTACATCAATGCcatgaatgataaaattaagagACAAATTGCAATAAACAACCCTTTTGTCTTCAAACATATATCAAACTTAAAAAGCATAGATCACTTTGACGACATTGGGCCTTGCGTTGTCATGGCTAGCCCAGGTATGATGCAAAGCGGTTTGTCTCGAGAACTATTTGAAAGTTGGTGTACAGATCCGAAAAATGGCACCATCATTGCCGGTTATTGTGTTGAGGGAACGCTTGCAAAACATATATTATCAGAACCGGAAGAAATCACTACAATGTCGGGTCAAAAGCTGCCTTTAAAAATGTCTGTTgattatatttccttttcagCTCATACAGATTATCAGCAAACTAGTGAATTCATTCGTATTCTTAAGCCACCTCACATTGTGCTTGTTCATGGAGAACAAAATGAAATGGCTAGGTTAAAAGCTGCAATCATTCGCGAATACGAGGATGATCCTGATGCCCATATAGAAGTGTATAATCCTAGAAATGCCCAAGGAGTGGAATTGTACTTTAGGGGTGAAAAAACTGCTAAAGTGATGGGATCTTTAGCAATGACAGTTCCCGAAGCAGGTAGTAAAATATCTGGTGTATTGGTGAAAAGGAATTTTAGTTACCACCTCTTAGCTCCATCTGATCTGTTGAAGTATACAGATATGGTTATAAGTACAGTTAGTCAGAGATTAAGTGTACCTTACACTGGCACACTACAAgtacttcattattatttgcaaCAGTTAACTGGTGATGCAAAACTTATTccagattttaaaaagtttggcGGAAAGCTGATACTTTTGGTGTTTGATGCTATAACGATTTTCCAGGAAGCCAAGGTTGTTGTGTTGGAATGGAATGCTAGTCCAGTCAATGATATGTATGCAGATGCTGTTGTtgctattattttgaaagctgAAAAATCAGACTTAACGGCTAAGACTCTTCCTACAAATATCAAAGttgataaaatgcattttacggaATGTCTGATGGAGATGTTAGCCGAAATGTTTGGTGAGGAGTCTGTGAGTAAGATTGTTCGCAGTGATAAGTTGTCTGTTATTGTCAATGATAAATGTGCTGTGGTTAATGTTCGAACTTTAGAGGTAAAATGTGAAGAGGATGAGACTTTGCAACAAATGGTTTCTACAGCTGTTACTAAACTACATAATTGTTTGCTTCCTCAGCGACTAATAATAGATATGCCACCTGACATAGAATAg